A stretch of the Serratia marcescens genome encodes the following:
- a CDS encoding DeoR/GlpR family DNA-binding transcription regulator: MLPVERHRFITEVLSQRGRVMVQEVAQLCHISIETARRDLALLERRGLLLRSHGGAVFVEPPAVEKTYVPAEIDQGESFRQRSNEAPEQKTRIAKRALEFIAPGDCLLLDSSSTSWFLARQLPDISLVVLTNSLHIIQTLACKANVRTIGLGGEYSAKYEDFIGVLAEQMLKEFVINKLFFSCHGICQDGGVRESNEHHARLKQQMLLASERKFLLVDSNKFGRRSFARICHYREIDTLITDRLSDDEFRQELAWNNVDVIEVSPAAKRAAR, translated from the coding sequence ATGCTGCCTGTAGAACGTCATCGCTTTATCACCGAAGTCTTGAGCCAGCGCGGCCGCGTGATGGTGCAGGAGGTGGCGCAGCTGTGCCATATCTCTATCGAGACGGCGCGGCGTGATCTGGCCTTGCTGGAACGGCGCGGCCTGCTGCTGCGCAGCCACGGCGGCGCGGTGTTCGTCGAGCCGCCGGCAGTGGAAAAAACCTATGTGCCCGCCGAGATAGACCAGGGGGAATCTTTCCGCCAGCGCAGCAACGAGGCACCGGAGCAGAAAACGCGCATCGCCAAACGCGCGCTGGAATTTATCGCGCCGGGGGATTGCCTGCTGCTGGACAGCAGCTCCACCAGCTGGTTTTTGGCGCGCCAACTGCCGGATATCTCGCTGGTGGTGCTGACCAACTCGCTGCACATCATCCAGACGCTGGCCTGCAAGGCCAACGTGCGCACCATCGGCCTGGGGGGCGAGTATTCCGCCAAGTACGAGGATTTTATCGGCGTGCTGGCGGAGCAGATGCTGAAGGAGTTCGTGATCAACAAGCTGTTCTTCTCCTGCCACGGCATCTGCCAGGACGGCGGCGTCCGTGAGAGCAACGAGCATCATGCGCGGTTGAAACAGCAGATGCTGCTGGCGTCGGAGCGCAAGTTCCTGCTGGTGGACAGCAACAAGTTCGGCCGCCGCTCGTTCGCGCGCATCTGCCACTACCGGGAGATAGACACCCTGATCACCGACAGGCTCAGCGACGATGAATTTCGTCAGGAACTGGCCTGGAACAACGTCGACGTGATTGAAGTTTCACCCGCCGCGAAAAGGGCGGCGCGATAA
- a CDS encoding BrnA antitoxin family protein — protein sequence MKRKNSAKNLAHSVLPPLTEEQKAQIASLSALPDEDIDYADAPALGEEKWQAAVQGRFYKPMKVSKTIRIDADVLAWLQRPGKGYQKRLNAVLREAMLKEHEHEE from the coding sequence ATGAAGCGCAAAAATTCAGCCAAAAATCTGGCGCATAGCGTACTCCCTCCGTTGACGGAGGAGCAGAAAGCGCAAATTGCTTCGTTGAGCGCGCTGCCGGATGAGGATATCGATTATGCCGATGCCCCGGCCCTGGGTGAGGAAAAGTGGCAGGCGGCGGTGCAGGGGCGTTTTTATAAACCGATGAAAGTATCGAAAACCATCCGAATCGATGCGGATGTGTTGGCCTGGCTTCAGCGGCCAGGCAAAGGCTATCAGAAACGCCTGAACGCCGTGTTGCGTGAGGCAATGTTGAAAGAGCATGAGCACGAGGAATAA
- a CDS encoding SDR family oxidoreductase → MTKVALVTGASRGIGRAAALLLARQGYAVGVNYLRDESAARQVVAEIEAQGGKALALQADVADEAQVMAMFAALDARLGTLSALVNNAGILFQQANIEQLTAERINQVLGTNVTGYFLCCREAVKRMALRHGGQGGAIVNVSSAASRLGAAGEYVDYAASKGAVDTLTIGLSREVAAQGIRVNGVRPGFIYTEMHASGGEPGRVDRVKDSLPMQRGGQPQEVAEAIAWLLSDAASYVTGTFIEAAGGR, encoded by the coding sequence ATGACGAAAGTGGCATTGGTGACCGGCGCGAGCCGGGGGATTGGCCGTGCGGCCGCGTTGTTGCTGGCCCGGCAGGGTTATGCCGTGGGCGTGAATTACCTGCGTGACGAAAGCGCCGCACGGCAGGTGGTGGCAGAGATTGAGGCGCAGGGCGGGAAGGCGCTGGCGTTGCAGGCCGACGTGGCCGATGAAGCGCAGGTGATGGCGATGTTCGCCGCGCTGGACGCCCGGCTGGGCACGCTCAGTGCGTTGGTCAACAATGCCGGCATTTTGTTCCAGCAGGCGAACATTGAGCAGTTGACCGCCGAGCGCATCAATCAGGTGCTCGGCACCAACGTGACCGGTTACTTCCTGTGTTGCCGCGAGGCGGTGAAGCGCATGGCGCTGCGCCATGGCGGGCAGGGCGGCGCCATCGTCAACGTTTCTTCCGCCGCTTCTCGTTTAGGCGCTGCCGGGGAATACGTCGATTACGCCGCCTCGAAAGGCGCCGTCGATACCCTGACCATCGGGTTATCGCGCGAGGTGGCGGCGCAGGGCATCCGCGTCAACGGCGTGCGGCCCGGATTCATCTATACCGAGATGCACGCCAGCGGCGGCGAGCCCGGCCGGGTGGATCGCGTGAAGGACAGTTTACCGATGCAGCGCGGCGGGCAGCCGCAGGAAGTGGCGGAGGCGATCGCCTGGCTGCTGTCTGACGCCGCGTCTTACGTGACCGGCACCTTTATCGAGGCCGCCGGCGGGCGTTGA
- a CDS encoding response regulator, with amino-acid sequence MNILLVEDDLQLGKALCRALELTGFNLCWVRLLADAENKLSPGGFDLMLLDLTLPDGDGLQKLIAWRAAGQNIPIIILTARDRIESLVNSLDSGADDFLAKPFALPELISRVKAVNRRMAGFASQTWSLGTLYLDPVNHQVTLDNELLMLSKKEYHLLHELMRCAGTVVRKAVLEQRLFGHGDSVESNSLEVHMHNLRRKIGKERIITVRGIGYLLKKE; translated from the coding sequence GTGAACATACTGTTGGTGGAAGACGACCTGCAATTAGGCAAGGCGCTGTGCCGCGCATTGGAGCTCACCGGCTTTAATTTGTGCTGGGTGCGCCTGCTCGCAGACGCGGAAAATAAACTTTCACCCGGCGGGTTCGACCTGATGCTGTTGGATCTCACGCTGCCGGACGGCGACGGTTTGCAAAAGCTGATCGCCTGGCGCGCCGCCGGGCAAAATATCCCCATCATCATCCTGACCGCCCGCGACCGCATCGAAAGCCTGGTGAACAGCCTGGATTCCGGCGCGGACGACTTTCTGGCCAAACCCTTTGCGCTGCCCGAACTCATCTCGCGCGTCAAGGCGGTCAACCGCCGCATGGCGGGCTTCGCGTCGCAAACCTGGAGCCTCGGCACGCTGTATCTCGATCCGGTCAACCATCAGGTGACGCTGGATAACGAACTGCTGATGCTGTCGAAAAAAGAGTATCACCTACTGCACGAACTGATGCGCTGTGCCGGCACCGTGGTGCGCAAAGCGGTGCTGGAACAGCGGCTGTTCGGCCACGGCGACAGCGTGGAAAGCAACTCGCTGGAAGTGCATATGCATAATTTACGGCGCAAGATCGGTAAAGAAAGAATTATTACCGTACGCGGCATTGGCTATTTGCTGAAGAAAGAGTAG
- a CDS encoding ATP-binding protein, with the protein MIGFKSFFMRTIIFQVLAILLLWGLLVAWVKYWYYPDMEKYFDNQQRIVAAGIANILDETGTDNIDYLGIIKTIEGMYIDSINNGMQDQIDYHPLFVVYDRDNRVLYSSQTQGEPLRLPPSVLSGSVNYAGANWHLAGSWSEKRQYRVIVGESFNDRTTLFGNPAESTAVPLLGILAAIIVTLLFTAYFSLRPLRQIARTISDRQPGNLSPINVSEQYQEIRPVVVEVNKLMARIDAANQREKRFMADAAHELRTPIAAVLAQLHLLTQVSEQQERREIIGDMQQGLDRAASLSRQLINLAKLEAEDFPLKIEAVDIYAEIGKCIAQHVPYALEKDVELSLDGSEDVVITTDRPALIAIFTNLLDNALKYAPPGSRIEANIRSLAPLGCYITLRDNGPGVSEEHRARLFERFYRVPGTQQTGSGLGLAIARNLADKIGAQLRVTEGLDDRGIGFIIDLPESYRPQTESEQRS; encoded by the coding sequence ATGATCGGTTTCAAATCCTTCTTTATGCGCACCATTATTTTCCAGGTGCTGGCCATTTTATTATTGTGGGGGCTCCTCGTCGCCTGGGTGAAATATTGGTATTACCCCGACATGGAGAAATATTTCGATAACCAGCAACGCATCGTCGCCGCAGGCATCGCCAATATTCTCGATGAAACCGGCACCGACAATATCGATTACCTCGGCATCATCAAGACCATTGAAGGCATGTACATTGATTCCATCAATAATGGCATGCAGGATCAAATCGACTATCACCCGCTGTTCGTGGTTTACGATCGGGACAACCGGGTGCTTTACAGTTCGCAAACGCAGGGAGAGCCGCTGCGTCTGCCGCCTTCGGTGCTGTCCGGCTCCGTCAATTACGCCGGCGCCAACTGGCATCTCGCCGGCAGTTGGAGCGAAAAGCGCCAGTACCGGGTAATCGTCGGCGAGTCGTTCAACGATCGCACCACGCTGTTCGGCAACCCGGCGGAGAGCACCGCCGTACCGCTGCTGGGCATTCTGGCAGCCATCATCGTCACCTTGCTGTTTACCGCCTATTTCAGCCTGCGGCCGCTGCGCCAGATCGCCCGCACCATCTCCGATCGCCAGCCAGGCAACCTGTCGCCGATCAATGTCAGCGAGCAGTATCAGGAAATCCGGCCGGTGGTGGTGGAGGTCAACAAACTGATGGCGCGCATCGACGCCGCCAATCAGCGCGAGAAACGCTTTATGGCCGATGCGGCGCACGAACTGCGCACGCCGATCGCCGCCGTGCTGGCGCAGCTGCACCTGCTGACCCAGGTCAGCGAGCAGCAGGAGCGCAGGGAGATCATCGGCGACATGCAGCAGGGGCTGGATCGCGCGGCGTCGCTGTCTCGCCAGTTGATCAACCTGGCCAAGCTGGAGGCGGAAGATTTTCCGCTGAAAATCGAGGCGGTGGACATCTACGCAGAGATCGGCAAATGCATCGCGCAGCACGTCCCTTATGCGCTGGAAAAGGATGTGGAACTCTCGCTCGACGGCAGCGAGGACGTGGTGATTACCACCGACCGTCCTGCGCTGATCGCCATCTTCACCAACCTGCTGGACAACGCACTCAAGTACGCGCCGCCCGGCAGCCGCATCGAAGCCAATATCCGCTCGCTGGCGCCGCTCGGCTGCTATATTACGTTGCGCGACAACGGCCCTGGAGTGAGCGAAGAGCACCGCGCCCGCCTGTTTGAACGCTTTTACCGCGTGCCTGGCACGCAGCAGACCGGCAGCGGTCTGGGGTTGGCCATCGCCCGGAACCTGGCCGACAAGATCGGCGCGCAGCTGCGCGTCACCGAAGGCCTCGACGATCGCGGCATCGGTTTTATTATCGATTTACCGGAAAGTTACCGGCCACAGACTGAGAGTGAACAACGATCATGA
- a CDS encoding GNAT family N-acetyltransferase: protein MSPPVLLQRQQLDRLWDIDRSEIIDTLYRLQDGKLHAYPDYYDVRGWDPHDRDTYTPIHEACFDRGGTFFALFEGEEIVAAAALDTEPRGPQRDLRQLLFFYVSAHQRGQGLGRQLFQLCLRQAAQEGAAGLYVSSIPNKSTVDFYLAQGCRLIERPDAELFAREPEDIHLVCLCR from the coding sequence ATGAGCCCCCCTGTTCTGCTGCAACGGCAACAACTCGACCGGCTGTGGGATATCGACCGCAGTGAAATCATCGACACCCTGTATCGCCTGCAGGACGGCAAGCTGCACGCCTACCCGGACTACTACGACGTGCGCGGTTGGGATCCGCACGACCGAGACACCTATACGCCAATCCACGAAGCCTGCTTCGATCGCGGCGGCACGTTCTTCGCGTTGTTCGAAGGCGAGGAGATCGTCGCGGCGGCGGCGCTGGACACCGAGCCGCGCGGCCCACAGCGGGATCTGCGCCAGCTGCTGTTCTTTTACGTCAGCGCACACCAACGCGGCCAGGGCTTAGGCAGGCAGCTGTTTCAACTCTGCCTGCGTCAGGCGGCGCAAGAAGGCGCCGCCGGGCTGTACGTTTCCTCCATCCCCAACAAAAGCACCGTAGACTTCTATCTGGCGCAGGGCTGTCGGCTCATCGAGCGCCCGGATGCCGAGCTGTTCGCCCGCGAGCCGGAGGATATTCACCTGGTCTGCCTTTGCCGCTAG
- a CDS encoding zinc-binding alcohol dehydrogenase family protein, which yields MQAAIVTALGQAPVFGTFEEPQAQANEVPIDVLAAGIKQLDRATVAGTHYSSPKQLPIVPGTDGVGRTADGQRVYFASFRRPYGAMAERSVASWTVPVPEAVDDATAAALINPAFAAWLPLRWRADLQPGETVLIIGATGTSGKLAVAAARQAGAGRIVAAGRRLSVLEALDVDATVDLSLQGEALTQAFAAAAGPGGYQVIVDYIWGPATEALLATLNNHDLSSYAGGRGIRLVNVGSMAAPDIRLPAAVLRSNQLQILGSGTGNFPPVPEMQRYATEILALAATGALTIETQEHALAEIAEVWDLNKKSDVRSVIRITR from the coding sequence ATGCAAGCGGCAATCGTAACAGCGCTGGGGCAAGCCCCGGTATTCGGCACCTTTGAGGAGCCCCAGGCGCAGGCGAATGAAGTGCCGATCGACGTTCTGGCGGCCGGCATCAAACAGCTGGATCGCGCCACCGTCGCCGGCACCCATTACTCCAGCCCCAAGCAGCTGCCGATCGTGCCCGGCACCGACGGCGTGGGCCGGACGGCCGACGGGCAACGGGTGTATTTCGCCTCCTTCCGCCGCCCTTACGGCGCGATGGCTGAGCGCAGCGTCGCGTCATGGACGGTGCCGGTGCCGGAGGCGGTAGACGATGCCACGGCGGCGGCGCTGATCAACCCGGCCTTCGCCGCCTGGCTGCCGCTGCGCTGGCGGGCGGATCTGCAGCCCGGCGAAACGGTGCTGATCATCGGCGCTACCGGCACCTCGGGCAAACTGGCGGTCGCGGCGGCGCGTCAGGCAGGGGCCGGGCGCATCGTTGCTGCCGGCCGTCGGCTGAGCGTGCTGGAGGCGTTGGACGTAGACGCCACGGTGGATCTGAGCCTGCAGGGCGAGGCGCTGACGCAGGCTTTCGCGGCGGCGGCAGGGCCGGGCGGTTATCAGGTGATCGTCGATTATATCTGGGGCCCGGCGACTGAAGCGCTGCTCGCAACGCTCAATAATCACGATCTCTCGTCTTACGCCGGCGGGCGCGGCATTCGCCTGGTCAACGTCGGCTCGATGGCCGCGCCGGACATCCGGCTGCCTGCGGCGGTGTTGCGCAGCAATCAGCTGCAGATCCTCGGCAGCGGCACCGGCAACTTCCCGCCGGTCCCGGAGATGCAGCGCTATGCGACCGAAATTCTGGCGCTGGCGGCGACGGGCGCGCTCACTATCGAGACGCAGGAGCACGCCTTGGCGGAGATCGCCGAGGTGTGGGATCTGAACAAGAAAAGCGACGTGCGTTCGGTGATACGCATCACCCGTTAG